CGATAGGCGTCCGGCACAGTCGGGCGGGTGAAGCGCAGGCTGCGCCCATCGATGCGTTCGACGTTGTCGAGCATGGCGACCAGGTCGGCCAACGCCGGGCGGGCGAGCGTGATCGTGACCTCTACCGGCAAGTCGACTGTCAGCGGAGCGACATCCGCGCGCTCGCGAATCACTCGCGTCGCTGCTTCTCGCAGCATCTTGCGCGCGACATTGGGATGCACTGATTCAGCCGCCAGATGGGCGCGACTGTGCTTGACGGTGATGATCGATTGCCCGTCGCCGAACAGATCGCGTGCTTCCGCCTCGACAGATTGATCCCCGGCCACCAGCACGACCGGCACGCCGTACGCGCCGGCCATCATCGCATTCAGCCCAAGTTCGCCCATCGACTTGCCATTGATCGTGACATCGAGGATCGTGCCGGTAAACGTGTGACTCAGAACCGACTGGTCGCTTCCTGCCCGGCCATGAACACCGATGAACATCGCCAGGTCGTAGTTTTCGTCGATGCCGTCCATCATGCCGAAGTGGCGAGGCTTGCCGCGACTCAGCGTT
This genomic interval from Thermomicrobiales bacterium contains the following:
- a CDS encoding M55 family metallopeptidase, with protein sequence MTRVFVTVDIEGIAGVVHVSEGSPGNPEYERARRLMTAEASAVVAGIFDADPGASVTVADVHGPYRNLIPEELDERATLSRGKPRHFGMMDGIDENYDLAMFIGVHGRAGSDQSVLSHTFTGTILDVTINGKSMGELGLNAMMAGAYGVPVVLVAGDQSVEAEARDLFGDGQSIITVKHSRAHLAAESVHPNVARKMLREAATRVIRERADVAPLTVDLPVEVTITLARPALADLVAMLDNVERIDGRSLRFTRPTVPDAYRILRLITVLCSTPL